Proteins from a genomic interval of Rhipicephalus microplus isolate Deutch F79 chromosome 6, USDA_Rmic, whole genome shotgun sequence:
- the LOC142764885 gene encoding serpin B3-like translates to MSLVILLPLRLDGLAALEKRVTAARLLHCVARLEERHNMTVYLPRLKLKSVTDLGPVLKDMGLGVLFTDEANLRYLSKAEGAHLSGARHVAVLHANRKGAVDSDNDASPPPIGRDVVRGTVTPPSASAGCPTSTTPEGALSPSSPSSPTADSSSGMNTSHVLDDPSRSASQFVVDRPFMLLMLKRRPDVVLLLGTVKKLV, encoded by the exons ATGTCGCTGGTGATACTGCTGCCGCTACGCCTCGACGGTCTGGCGGCGCTGGAGAAGCGCGTTACGGCCGCCCGCTTGCTTCACTGCGTGGCACGACTCGAGGAGCGGCACAACATGACCGTCTACTTGCCGAGGCTCAAGCTCAAGAGCGTCACCGACCTAGGGCCCGTGCTCAAGGACATGGGTCTGGGCGTGCTCTTCACAGACGAGGCGAACCTCAG GTACCTGAGCAAGGCGGAAGGCGCTCACCTCTCGGGCGCCCGTCACGTGGCCGTTCTGCACGCCAACAGGAAAGGCGCCGTTGACTCGGACAACGACGCCTCGCCTCCTCCAATAGGCCGCGACGTTGTCAGGGGGACGGTCACTCCACCGTCGGCGTCCGCCGGTTGTCCCACCAGTACTACGCCGGAAGGGGCACTGTCTCCTTCGTCTCCTTCCTCCCCGACAGCCGACTCTTCCAGCGGCATGAACACCAGCCACGTTCTCGACGACCCGTCCCGCTCCGCGTCGCAGTTCGTGGTCGACCGGCCCTTCATGCTGCTGATGCTCAAGAGAAGACCCGACGTAGTGCTCCTGCTCGGCAccgtcaagaagctcgtctag